A genome region from Crossiella equi includes the following:
- a CDS encoding endonuclease I family protein, whose protein sequence is MTSPTAFANAGANPTTTTTAPPPPTTTSGGGGDYDKTYYRTAIGKTGASLKAELHSIIKNQTKISYDQVWDALKSTDQDPNNANNVILLYSGRSQAKGTNGGGADQWNREHVWAKSHGDFGTATGPGTDVHHLRPEDVSVNADRGNKDFDQGGSPAAEAPGNYTDADSWEPRDAVKGDVARMIFYMAVRYAGGDGFPDLELSDNVNNGSNPLHGKRSMLLKWNQQDPPDTFEKRRNQVIHDSVQHNRNPFIDHPEWATSIWG, encoded by the coding sequence CTGACCTCGCCGACGGCCTTCGCCAACGCGGGCGCCAACCCCACGACGACGACCACCGCGCCCCCACCGCCCACGACCACGAGCGGCGGTGGCGGTGACTACGACAAGACCTACTACCGCACGGCGATCGGCAAGACCGGCGCGTCGCTGAAGGCGGAGCTGCACAGCATCATCAAGAACCAGACCAAGATCTCCTACGACCAGGTCTGGGACGCGCTGAAGTCCACCGACCAGGACCCGAACAACGCCAACAACGTCATCCTGCTGTACTCCGGCCGCTCCCAGGCCAAGGGCACCAACGGCGGCGGCGCGGACCAGTGGAACCGGGAGCACGTCTGGGCCAAGTCCCACGGCGACTTCGGCACCGCCACGGGCCCGGGCACCGACGTCCACCACCTCCGCCCGGAGGACGTCTCGGTCAACGCCGACCGCGGCAACAAGGACTTCGACCAGGGCGGCTCCCCGGCCGCCGAGGCCCCGGGCAACTACACCGACGCCGACTCCTGGGAACCGCGCGACGCGGTCAAGGGCGACGTGGCCCGCATGATCTTCTACATGGCGGTCCGCTACGCCGGCGGCGACGGCTTCCCGGACCTGGAACTGTCCGACAACGTCAACAACGGCTCGAACCCGTTGCACGGCAAGCGGTCGATGCTGCTGAAGTGGAACCAGCAGGACCCGCCGGACACCTTCGAGAAGCGCCGCAACCAGGTCATCCACGACTCGGTGCAGCACAACCGCAACCCGTTCATCGACCACCCGGAGTGGGCGACGTCGATCTGGGGCTGA
- a CDS encoding APC family permease, translated as MSSVSEPVVPARMDSPVPPRPPRSKVGRWLMARRVAPVGPETDEAHAKPQAWWKVMCLTGVDYFSTLSYLPGIAALSAGALSPLATLVIVALTLLGMLPMYRRVARESPNGQGSVAMLEDLLPFWRGKLFVLVLLGFVVTSWIVTITLSSADATVHVLENPYLAESLHGLAVPITIGLLLILGFVFLLGFSEAVGVAIPLVGVFLALNAAVVVVGLYDVFTEPVAWHRWLDALTEGTGGIGGIVGPALIAFPSLVLGLSGFETGVSMMPLVAADGKDAQEKLENRIRNTRKLLTAAAVIMSVYLVATSFITTVLIPAEQFKPGGEANGRAMAYLAHEHLGEVFGTAYDIGSILILWFAGASAMAGLINIVPRYLPAYGMAPEWGRAVRPVVIVYTVISIVITVAFNADVNKQAGAYATGILAMMVSGAVAVAISAWRHRQRGATFGFTVLTLVLLYALGENVVDKPDGIAISALFIAGIVVVSLISRVTRTTELRAEHIEFDETARQFIQDSIRHDGQLNLIANRRQGGDDAEYTAKEAEQRGLNPLPGAADVIFLEIDVVDPSDFSEVLKVRGVDVDGHRVLRAGSPAAPNAIAAILLALRDATGVLPHCHFQWSEGSPLGHLFRYLILGRGDTPPVVREILRSAEEDVARRPVIHVGG; from the coding sequence ATGAGCAGCGTGAGTGAGCCGGTCGTCCCGGCGCGGATGGACAGCCCGGTGCCGCCGAGGCCGCCCCGGAGCAAGGTGGGCCGCTGGCTCATGGCGCGCCGCGTCGCCCCGGTCGGACCGGAGACCGACGAGGCGCACGCCAAGCCGCAGGCGTGGTGGAAGGTCATGTGCCTCACCGGCGTTGACTACTTCTCCACGCTGTCCTACCTGCCCGGCATCGCCGCCCTGTCCGCGGGCGCGCTCTCCCCGCTGGCCACCCTGGTCATCGTCGCGCTGACCCTGCTCGGCATGCTGCCGATGTACCGCCGGGTCGCGCGCGAGAGCCCGAACGGCCAGGGCTCGGTGGCCATGCTCGAGGACCTGCTGCCGTTCTGGCGCGGCAAGTTGTTCGTGCTGGTGCTGCTGGGCTTTGTGGTCACCTCCTGGATCGTCACGATCACGCTGTCCTCGGCGGACGCGACCGTGCACGTGCTGGAGAACCCCTACCTCGCCGAGTCGCTGCACGGCCTGGCGGTGCCGATCACCATCGGCCTGCTGCTCATCCTGGGCTTCGTGTTCCTGCTCGGCTTCAGCGAGGCCGTCGGCGTGGCCATCCCGCTGGTCGGCGTCTTCCTCGCGCTCAACGCCGCGGTCGTGGTGGTCGGCCTCTACGACGTGTTCACCGAGCCGGTGGCCTGGCACCGCTGGCTGGACGCGCTCACCGAGGGCACCGGCGGGATCGGCGGCATCGTCGGCCCGGCGCTGATCGCCTTCCCGTCGCTGGTGCTCGGCCTGTCCGGCTTCGAGACCGGGGTCAGCATGATGCCCCTGGTCGCCGCGGACGGCAAAGACGCCCAGGAGAAGCTCGAGAACCGCATCCGCAACACCAGGAAGCTGCTCACCGCGGCCGCGGTGATCATGTCGGTGTACCTGGTCGCGACCAGCTTCATCACCACCGTGCTCATCCCGGCCGAGCAGTTCAAGCCGGGCGGTGAGGCCAACGGCCGCGCGATGGCCTACCTCGCGCACGAGCACCTGGGCGAGGTCTTCGGCACCGCCTACGACATCGGCAGCATCCTGATCCTGTGGTTCGCCGGTGCCTCCGCGATGGCCGGTCTGATCAACATCGTGCCGCGCTACCTGCCCGCCTACGGCATGGCGCCGGAGTGGGGCCGGGCGGTGCGCCCGGTGGTCATCGTCTACACCGTGATCAGCATCGTCATCACCGTCGCGTTCAACGCCGACGTCAACAAGCAGGCGGGCGCCTACGCCACCGGGATCCTGGCGATGATGGTCTCCGGCGCGGTCGCGGTGGCCATCTCCGCGTGGCGGCACCGCCAGCGCGGCGCCACCTTCGGCTTCACCGTGCTGACCCTGGTCCTGCTCTACGCCCTGGGCGAGAACGTGGTGGACAAGCCGGACGGCATCGCCATCTCCGCGCTGTTCATCGCGGGCATCGTGGTCGTCTCGCTGATCTCGCGCGTCACCCGCACCACCGAGCTGCGCGCCGAGCACATCGAGTTCGACGAGACCGCGCGCCAGTTCATCCAGGACTCCATCCGCCACGACGGCCAGCTCAACCTCATCGCCAACCGCCGCCAGGGCGGGGACGACGCGGAGTACACGGCCAAGGAGGCCGAGCAGCGCGGCCTCAACCCGCTGCCCGGCGCCGCCGACGTGATCTTCCTGGAGATCGACGTGGTCGACCCGTCGGACTTCAGCGAGGTGCTCAAGGTGCGCGGCGTGGACGTGGACGGCCACCGCGTGCTGCGCGCGGGCAGTCCGGCCGCGCCCAACGCGATCGCCGCCATCCTGCTGGCCCTGCGCGATGCCACCGGCGTGCTGCCGCACTGCCACTTCCAGTGGAGCGAGGGCAGCCCGCTGGGCCACCTCTTCCGCTACCTCATCCTGGGCCGCGGCGACACCCCGCCGGTGGTGCGCGAGATCCTGCGCAGCGCCGAGGAGGACGTGGCCCGGCGCCCGGTCATCCACGTGGGCGGCTGA
- a CDS encoding tetratricopeptide repeat protein, with protein sequence MDERLTAEGEIAVARLALDGGDLEHALEHVASAFEAAPGLPEAHEVLAELIARAGGPEAALELVEDTERQPGLVAVQAHVCAALGDWDEAVELLFAVAAYEPHRPWLDVAWLHQPDLPVGLEALANGVLELAKELDDPVDEDEREPLLPALTLLRNGISRHTEHEGFAELLWRGSLLARRLGATDEAVEWTRRSFELAPSHMAAVMQGMALRTAGRFDEALEVWVRETERSPEELDLYLDVANLLAALDRAEEGLDWVERVLAADPAHPAATATAHGLRYVLDEDAAHLVELADLARAEPGGAAHRELITRCSRRRWLDYVPQTHEAVTNLLGQLLTEHAPGPDLAMELGLSALEVPSTLMTLTFVYPDITVSVGDVREPDPREPVRPVRYAVWRFEGKDAVPALPPPPAEVATALQQAATPRWHSPLDAYDRAVALSGIDPEHLLSVMAHPPEPPEDEFGDVLARQVPHLWVRAVQVFAALGIAHHRADEPWATSHRRAILLDLLDGPEDWVTEAAAFALLTTAWVDPSARGDVPLRLTERLLALLEAFNQREVSILGTFCQLVLCTPNLPEGCAAVARKAMDAVEEEPVDEA encoded by the coding sequence ATGGACGAGCGGTTGACCGCCGAGGGTGAGATCGCGGTCGCCCGGCTGGCGCTGGACGGTGGCGACCTGGAGCACGCCCTGGAGCACGTGGCCAGCGCGTTCGAGGCCGCGCCCGGTCTGCCCGAGGCCCACGAGGTCCTCGCCGAGCTCATCGCCCGCGCCGGCGGTCCGGAGGCCGCGCTCGAACTGGTCGAGGACACCGAGCGCCAGCCCGGCCTGGTCGCCGTGCAGGCCCACGTCTGCGCCGCCCTCGGCGACTGGGACGAGGCGGTCGAGCTGCTGTTCGCCGTGGCCGCCTACGAGCCGCACCGGCCGTGGCTGGACGTGGCCTGGCTGCACCAGCCGGACCTGCCGGTCGGCCTGGAGGCGCTGGCCAACGGTGTGCTGGAGCTGGCCAAGGAGCTGGACGACCCCGTTGACGAGGACGAGCGCGAGCCGCTGCTGCCCGCGTTGACGTTGCTGCGCAACGGGATCAGCCGCCACACCGAGCACGAGGGCTTCGCCGAGCTGCTGTGGCGCGGCTCGCTGCTGGCCCGCAGGCTCGGCGCCACCGACGAGGCGGTCGAGTGGACGCGGCGCTCCTTCGAGCTGGCGCCCTCGCACATGGCCGCGGTCATGCAGGGCATGGCGCTGCGCACCGCGGGCCGCTTCGACGAGGCGCTCGAGGTGTGGGTGCGGGAGACCGAGCGCTCCCCGGAGGAGCTCGACCTGTACCTGGACGTGGCCAACCTGCTGGCCGCCCTGGACCGCGCCGAGGAGGGCCTGGACTGGGTGGAGCGCGTGCTCGCCGCCGACCCGGCCCACCCCGCGGCCACCGCCACCGCGCACGGCCTGCGGTACGTGCTGGACGAGGACGCCGCGCACCTGGTGGAGCTGGCCGACCTGGCCCGCGCCGAACCGGGCGGGGCCGCCCACCGCGAGCTGATCACCCGGTGCTCGCGGCGCCGCTGGCTGGACTACGTGCCACAGACCCACGAGGCGGTCACCAACCTGCTGGGCCAGCTGCTCACCGAGCACGCCCCCGGCCCGGACCTGGCGATGGAGCTGGGGCTGTCCGCGCTGGAGGTCCCGAGCACGCTGATGACGCTGACGTTCGTCTACCCGGACATCACCGTCTCGGTCGGCGACGTGCGCGAGCCGGACCCGCGCGAACCGGTGCGGCCGGTGCGCTACGCGGTGTGGCGCTTCGAGGGCAAGGACGCGGTCCCGGCGCTGCCGCCCCCGCCCGCCGAGGTGGCCACGGCGCTCCAGCAGGCCGCCACCCCGCGCTGGCACTCCCCGCTGGACGCCTACGACCGCGCGGTGGCCCTGTCCGGCATCGACCCGGAACACCTGCTCTCGGTGATGGCCCACCCGCCGGAGCCCCCGGAGGACGAGTTCGGCGACGTGCTGGCCCGCCAGGTTCCCCACCTGTGGGTGCGGGCGGTCCAGGTCTTCGCCGCGCTGGGCATCGCCCACCACCGCGCCGACGAGCCGTGGGCCACCTCGCACCGCCGCGCGATCCTGCTGGACCTGCTGGACGGCCCGGAGGACTGGGTCACCGAGGCGGCGGCGTTCGCACTGCTCACCACGGCCTGGGTCGACCCGTCCGCCCGCGGCGACGTGCCGCTGCGCCTGACCGAGCGCCTGCTGGCCCTGCTGGAGGCCTTCAACCAGCGCGAGGTCAGCATCCTGGGCACGTTCTGCCAGCTGGTGCTGTGCACGCCGAACCTGCCCGAGGGCTGCGCGGCCGTGGCCCGCAAGGCGATGGACGCGGTGGAGGAAGAGCCAGTGGACGAGGCCTGA
- a CDS encoding alpha/beta hydrolase yields MRGHIRTAGLRARAAVVALLSLAALVVVPQPATALPPHFVDHAGISVKAVNQPTPRTFIVNIHTDAVDVRAIKWKFHDVLVTLPEGYNPNLRYPVLYLFHGRGQHPGAWHQEADIEGITRGFPFIVVTADAGRAGWATNWVNQSQGAQQWDTFHLDQLIPWVDHNLNTIREREGRAIAGFSMGGFTAIRHAVHRPWLFRFAAGFSGGYNLEDLRMRTAVTGSLPLEGLPENGPFGAWNDPSWNFNNPWHRVGALRDIHTVLYAGTQHQDVLEAQAHRLTYEFHQHLLANGIRNSWMVEYNCAHNMHCVGWQGLLRELPVMRDVLWGPR; encoded by the coding sequence ATGAGGGGACACATCCGAACAGCCGGGCTCCGGGCGCGCGCCGCCGTGGTCGCCCTGCTCAGCCTGGCCGCCCTGGTCGTGGTGCCACAGCCGGCCACGGCCCTGCCGCCGCACTTCGTCGACCACGCGGGCATCTCCGTCAAGGCGGTGAACCAGCCGACACCGCGCACGTTCATCGTCAACATCCACACCGACGCGGTGGACGTGCGGGCGATCAAGTGGAAGTTCCACGACGTGCTGGTCACCCTGCCCGAGGGCTACAACCCGAACCTGCGCTACCCCGTGCTCTACCTGTTCCACGGCCGGGGCCAGCACCCCGGTGCCTGGCACCAGGAGGCCGACATCGAGGGCATCACGCGGGGCTTCCCGTTCATCGTGGTCACCGCGGACGCGGGCCGCGCCGGGTGGGCCACGAACTGGGTGAACCAGTCGCAGGGCGCCCAGCAGTGGGACACCTTCCACCTGGACCAGCTCATCCCGTGGGTCGACCACAACCTGAACACCATTCGTGAGCGCGAGGGCCGGGCCATCGCCGGGTTCTCCATGGGCGGGTTCACCGCGATCCGGCACGCCGTGCACCGGCCGTGGCTGTTCCGCTTCGCGGCGGGCTTCTCCGGCGGCTACAACCTGGAGGACCTGCGCATGCGCACGGCCGTCACCGGGTCGCTGCCCCTGGAGGGCCTGCCCGAGAACGGACCGTTCGGCGCCTGGAACGACCCGTCGTGGAACTTCAACAACCCGTGGCACCGGGTCGGCGCGCTCCGCGACATCCACACCGTGCTGTACGCGGGCACCCAGCACCAGGACGTGCTGGAGGCGCAGGCGCACCGGCTGACCTACGAGTTCCACCAGCACCTGCTGGCCAACGGGATCCGCAACAGCTGGATGGTCGAGTACAACTGCGCGCACAACATGCACTGCGTCGGCTGGCAGGGCCTGCTGCGCGAGCTGCCGGTCATGCGCGACGTGCTCTGGGGCCCGCGCTGA
- a CDS encoding helix-turn-helix transcriptional regulator yields the protein MGIEVLLAAAARAGAGRGGLVMVRADPGFGVTTLLSSFAQVSPLPVRWRLGRAVEGPAVVLLDDLHLADDAVLERVHEVVEESALLVVTGRHLRVTPRRFALLDRLGTVVDLGPQPGPEDGTGGNPWLRARLGAADRAEQVTAWAVGLAGEQAWLLRWAALLDEPLSVEELAAVSGRSPETVLSGLDRLASTGLLDGPRLRYPLVRQDLAATSAGLRATAARSLARSGASPETVATQLAEAPVTARTVAWLLRTADLLSVRPTPEIRVLLERALAWLPPGHSAREPLRAALAEACLYSGQLVRARRLASTGTGVRIRVVLAEAALAEFDTEAALSALGPGPHTGRLAAVAAYAHLLAGDLAGSVAAVEAATPAVAEDPFVAVALLALRAVGLYLARDLAGALELLDQAAVLQESEVADPSLWLITRVLRGTVQDLQHSAESVRTLAECRPVAETLGAGWLAWHRTAFALALSNRGRWDDALAEVEEALAEPGDQHGMARPLHATAAFLALHRGDLALAREHLKRAEHAVCRGLAVFYDQNPLTAQAMLHDLAGETELALGLVRRLADGIGPHHAHAVTAVGPRLVRIAVTGGDLPLARRLLATVTEWPGDDSPGQRGAVLYCRGLVEADPELLLAAAEAYTEGGVPIAAARAAEDAAVLLAARGEADTARGPYRDALARYTDLNATGDLDRAAAALRAHGVRRGATGSRNRPKHGWASLTDAEHRVAELLAEGRSNREIAERLFVSVRTVHTHVSRVLAKLGCATRVEVAVGFRTRG from the coding sequence GTGGGGATCGAGGTGTTGCTTGCGGCGGCCGCGCGGGCGGGGGCGGGACGCGGGGGCCTGGTCATGGTGCGGGCCGATCCCGGGTTCGGGGTCACCACGTTGCTCAGCTCGTTCGCACAGGTCAGCCCGTTGCCCGTGCGGTGGCGGCTGGGGCGCGCGGTTGAGGGGCCCGCCGTGGTCCTGCTGGACGACCTGCACCTGGCCGATGACGCCGTCCTGGAGCGGGTGCACGAGGTGGTGGAGGAGTCCGCCCTGCTCGTGGTCACCGGGCGGCACCTTCGGGTCACGCCCAGGCGGTTCGCCCTGCTCGACCGGCTCGGGACCGTCGTCGACCTCGGGCCCCAGCCCGGGCCTGAGGACGGGACCGGCGGCAATCCCTGGTTGCGGGCCCGGCTCGGTGCTGCCGACCGTGCCGAGCAGGTCACCGCCTGGGCGGTCGGGCTGGCCGGGGAGCAGGCCTGGCTGCTGCGGTGGGCCGCGCTCCTGGACGAGCCGCTGTCCGTCGAGGAGCTGGCCGCGGTGTCCGGGCGGTCGCCGGAGACCGTCCTCAGTGGACTCGACCGGCTGGCCAGCACCGGGCTGCTCGACGGGCCGCGGTTGCGGTACCCCTTGGTGCGGCAGGACTTGGCCGCCACCTCGGCCGGGTTGCGGGCCACCGCCGCGCGGAGCCTGGCCCGGTCCGGGGCCTCGCCCGAGACCGTGGCCACGCAGCTCGCCGAGGCGCCCGTCACCGCGCGCACGGTGGCCTGGCTGCTGCGGACGGCCGACCTGCTGTCCGTGCGGCCCACGCCCGAGATCCGGGTGTTGCTGGAGCGGGCCCTGGCCTGGCTGCCGCCCGGGCACTCGGCTCGGGAGCCGTTGCGGGCCGCGCTCGCCGAGGCCTGCCTGTACTCCGGGCAGCTCGTGCGGGCCCGGCGACTGGCCTCGACCGGGACCGGGGTGCGGATCCGGGTGGTGCTGGCCGAGGCCGCGCTCGCCGAGTTCGACACCGAGGCCGCGCTCAGCGCGCTCGGGCCCGGGCCGCACACCGGTCGGCTGGCCGCCGTGGCGGCGTATGCCCACCTGCTCGCCGGGGACCTGGCCGGGTCGGTCGCCGCGGTCGAGGCCGCCACGCCCGCCGTGGCCGAGGACCCGTTCGTGGCGGTGGCGCTGCTGGCCTTGCGCGCGGTCGGGCTGTACCTGGCGCGGGACCTGGCCGGGGCGCTGGAGCTGCTGGACCAGGCCGCCGTGTTGCAGGAGAGCGAGGTGGCCGATCCCTCGTTGTGGCTGATCACGAGGGTGCTGCGCGGGACCGTGCAGGACCTCCAGCACAGCGCCGAGTCCGTGCGCACGCTCGCCGAGTGCCGTCCGGTGGCCGAGACCCTCGGGGCGGGCTGGCTGGCCTGGCACCGGACGGCGTTCGCGCTCGCGCTGTCCAACCGGGGGCGCTGGGACGACGCGCTGGCCGAGGTGGAGGAGGCGCTGGCCGAGCCCGGCGACCAGCACGGCATGGCCCGGCCGCTGCACGCCACCGCCGCCTTCCTCGCCCTGCACCGCGGTGACCTGGCCCTGGCGCGCGAGCACCTCAAGCGCGCCGAGCACGCCGTCTGCCGGGGCCTGGCCGTCTTCTACGACCAGAACCCGCTCACCGCCCAGGCCATGCTGCACGACCTGGCCGGGGAGACCGAGCTCGCCCTGGGCCTGGTGCGCAGGCTCGCCGACGGTATCGGGCCGCACCACGCGCACGCGGTCACCGCCGTCGGACCCCGGCTCGTGCGCATCGCGGTGACCGGCGGGGACCTGCCACTGGCGCGCAGGCTGCTGGCCACCGTCACCGAGTGGCCGGGCGACGACTCGCCGGGCCAGCGCGGGGCGGTGCTGTACTGCCGGGGCCTGGTCGAGGCCGACCCGGAGCTGCTGCTGGCCGCTGCCGAGGCCTACACCGAGGGCGGGGTGCCCATCGCGGCCGCACGGGCCGCCGAGGACGCGGCGGTGCTGCTGGCCGCGCGCGGGGAGGCCGACACCGCGCGCGGACCGTACCGGGACGCCCTGGCCCGCTACACCGACCTCAACGCCACCGGCGACCTGGACCGGGCGGCGGCCGCACTGCGCGCCCACGGCGTGCGGCGGGGCGCGACCGGGTCCCGCAACCGGCCCAAACACGGCTGGGCCAGCCTCACCGACGCCGAGCACCGGGTGGCCGAGCTGCTCGCCGAGGGGCGCAGCAACCGCGAGATCGCCGAGCGGCTGTTCGTCTCGGTGCGGACCGTGCACACGCACGTCTCCAGGGTCCTGGCCAAGCTCGGCTGCGCCACCCGGGTGGAGGTCGCGGTCGGCTTCCGCACGCGCGGGTGA
- a CDS encoding AfsR/SARP family transcriptional regulator, whose amino-acid sequence MSPNDVLRFGVLGPVTAWRGDTVVDLGFSRQQCVLAVLLLELDRPVPVAALIDAVWGETPPLGVRNTVQTNISRLRRALGCGPRDGILARTDAGYVLRGTADQVDALAFGRELRAAQELHRDGDAGAALLTVESALRRWRGEPFAGLDSPYVRAQRTRLLEARLSAQELWVTLKLARGEHHAVLGQLTELADAHPLRERLSELLMLALYRAGRQAEALSRYQDTRAALVRSLGIDPGPGLRELHQRILAGDPGLRPRSAPARNQLPADTPAFTGRSRELAVLDGATGLFALDGMPGVGKTTLAVHAAHRLAPRFPDGQLFLRLNAFHPDTPPTDPADALAELLRAVGVPADRLPEGVPARSALWREQTRDRALLLVLDDATGHDQVRPLLPGPGASLVMVTSRRRLSALAGPHTLEVDPLSADEAGSLFLRLAGRRDDPVAVAELVALCGHLPLAITLLAGRLRHHPRWTTRYLVELLASSRTRLAEVHAEDLTLSTTFALSYLGLPDTCRALFRHLGLHPGGEIDVHASAALADLPVARTRRGLERLYGDHLLTEAAPGRYVLHDLLKDYAHSLADHTGPALRRLLEYYLHTTARISARVLADAPNPLPEPPCRFEPDPVVATESGALAWLDREHGNLTACVTLPCAQGHPGLVTSLATALHPYLRSRGHWHTAISLHQAARSGADPAGRAAALLNLGVLRRLTGDRPGSVRDLAEARTRFRLLGNTSGEAGALTELGITWARLGQYRRALGALAGARRRYRRLDSGLGLAHVFHHLGALQHRLGDLAGAHDSLTSALCRYRGLDNRLGQSHVLAELGVLHAAGGDLVTAGAHLADALAGYGVLGDRAGQARVLSELGEVHLRAGRRGQARGDLLQALGYYAVLDDPDGEAATRSRLRRWLREVPVPRAAVAGG is encoded by the coding sequence GTGTCTCCCAACGACGTGCTGCGCTTCGGGGTACTCGGCCCGGTCACCGCCTGGCGCGGGGACACCGTGGTGGACCTCGGCTTCAGCAGGCAGCAGTGCGTGCTCGCGGTGCTGCTGCTGGAGCTGGACCGGCCGGTGCCGGTGGCCGCGCTGATCGACGCGGTGTGGGGCGAGACGCCACCGCTGGGCGTGCGCAACACCGTGCAGACCAACATCTCCCGGCTGCGGCGGGCACTCGGCTGTGGCCCGCGGGACGGCATTCTTGCCCGCACCGATGCGGGGTACGTGTTGCGCGGTACGGCCGATCAAGTCGACGCGCTCGCCTTCGGCCGGGAACTCCGGGCGGCACAAGAACTTCACCGCGACGGGGACGCGGGCGCCGCGCTGCTGACCGTGGAGTCGGCGTTGCGGCGCTGGCGCGGGGAGCCCTTCGCCGGGCTGGACAGCCCGTACGTGCGAGCGCAGCGCACGCGGCTGCTGGAGGCGCGGCTGTCCGCGCAGGAGCTGTGGGTGACGTTGAAGCTGGCACGCGGGGAGCACCACGCGGTGCTGGGCCAGCTGACCGAGCTCGCGGACGCGCACCCGTTGCGGGAGCGGCTCAGCGAGCTGCTGATGCTCGCGCTCTACCGCGCCGGGCGGCAGGCCGAGGCGCTGAGCCGGTACCAGGACACGCGCGCGGCGCTGGTGCGCTCGCTGGGCATCGACCCCGGGCCGGGGCTGCGCGAGCTGCACCAGCGCATCCTGGCCGGGGATCCCGGGCTGCGCCCGCGGTCGGCCCCGGCGCGCAACCAGCTGCCCGCCGACACCCCCGCGTTCACCGGGCGGTCGCGGGAGCTGGCGGTGCTGGACGGGGCCACCGGGCTGTTCGCGCTGGACGGCATGCCCGGGGTCGGCAAGACCACCCTGGCCGTGCACGCCGCGCACCGGCTCGCACCGCGGTTCCCGGACGGGCAGTTGTTCCTGCGACTCAACGCCTTCCACCCGGACACCCCACCCACCGACCCGGCCGACGCGCTGGCGGAGCTGTTGCGCGCGGTGGGGGTGCCCGCCGACCGGCTGCCCGAGGGCGTGCCCGCGCGCTCGGCCCTGTGGCGCGAGCAGACCCGCGACCGCGCGCTGCTGCTCGTCCTGGACGATGCCACCGGGCACGACCAGGTGCGTCCGCTGCTGCCCGGTCCGGGGGCCAGCCTGGTGATGGTGACCAGCCGCCGCAGGCTGTCCGCGCTGGCCGGGCCGCACACGCTGGAGGTGGACCCGCTGTCGGCGGACGAGGCGGGGTCGCTGTTCCTGCGGCTGGCCGGGCGGCGGGACGACCCGGTGGCGGTGGCCGAGCTGGTCGCGCTGTGCGGGCACCTGCCGCTGGCGATCACGTTGCTGGCCGGGCGGTTGCGGCACCACCCGCGCTGGACCACGCGCTACCTGGTGGAGCTGCTGGCCTCCTCGCGCACACGGCTGGCCGAGGTGCACGCCGAGGACCTCACGCTGTCCACCACGTTCGCGCTGTCCTACCTGGGGCTGCCCGACACCTGCCGGGCGCTGTTCCGGCACCTGGGCCTGCACCCGGGTGGGGAGATCGACGTGCACGCGAGCGCCGCGCTGGCCGACCTGCCGGTGGCGCGGACGCGGCGCGGCCTGGAGCGGCTGTACGGCGACCACCTGCTCACCGAGGCCGCGCCGGGCCGGTACGTGCTGCACGACCTGCTCAAGGACTACGCGCACAGCCTGGCCGACCACACCGGGCCCGCGCTGCGCAGGCTGCTGGAGTACTACCTGCACACCACGGCCCGGATCAGCGCGCGGGTGCTGGCCGACGCGCCGAACCCGCTGCCGGAACCGCCGTGCCGCTTCGAGCCGGACCCCGTGGTGGCCACCGAGTCGGGCGCGCTGGCCTGGCTGGACCGCGAACACGGCAACCTCACCGCGTGCGTGACGCTGCCCTGCGCGCAGGGCCACCCGGGCCTGGTCACCTCGCTGGCCACGGCGCTGCACCCGTACCTGCGCAGCCGGGGGCACTGGCACACCGCGATCAGCCTGCACCAGGCGGCCCGGTCCGGCGCCGACCCGGCCGGGCGCGCGGCGGCGCTGCTGAACCTGGGCGTGCTGCGCAGGCTCACCGGGGACCGGCCCGGCTCGGTGCGCGACCTGGCCGAGGCCCGGACCCGGTTCCGGCTGCTGGGCAACACCTCCGGGGAGGCCGGGGCACTGACCGAGCTCGGGATCACCTGGGCGCGGCTGGGCCAGTACCGGCGGGCGCTGGGGGCACTGGCGGGGGCGCGGCGGCGGTACCGGCGGCTGGACAGCGGGCTCGGGCTGGCGCACGTCTTCCACCACCTGGGTGCCCTCCAGCACCGGTTGGGTGATCTCGCGGGGGCACACGACTCGCTGACCAGCGCGCTCTGCCGGTACCGGGGACTGGACAACCGGCTCGGGCAGTCGCACGTGCTGGCGGAGCTGGGCGTGCTGCACGCGGCGGGCGGGGATCTGGTCACCGCTGGTGCGCACCTGGCCGACGCGCTGGCCGGGTACGGGGTGCTCGGGGACCGGGCCGGGCAGGCGCGGGTGCTCAGTGAGCTCGGGGAGGTCCACCTGCGGGCCGGGCGGCGCGGGCAGGCCCGGGGGGACTTGTTGCAGGCGCTCGGGTACTACGCCGTGCTGGACGATCCGGACGGGGAGGCGGCCACCCGGTCGCGGCTGCGGCGGTGGTTGCGGGAGGTGCCCGTGCCCCGGGCGGCCGTGGCCGGGGGCTAG
- a CDS encoding FDLD family class I lanthipeptide, giving the protein MDAFDLDAKVSTPAGEHGAAQPLSITSVITRLACTRTPLCSRATCQCTLGVCTSGCPRR; this is encoded by the coding sequence GTGGACGCCTTCGACCTGGACGCCAAGGTCAGCACCCCGGCTGGCGAGCACGGCGCCGCGCAGCCGCTGTCGATCACCAGCGTGATCACCCGCCTGGCCTGCACCCGCACCCCGCTCTGCTCGCGGGCGACCTGCCAGTGCACCCTCGGCGTCTGCACCTCGGGCTGCCCGCGCCGCTGA